The following proteins are co-located in the Gloeocapsa sp. PCC 7428 genome:
- a CDS encoding succinate dehydrogenase/fumarate reductase flavoprotein subunit, whose protein sequence is MLEHDVVIVGGGLAGCRAAVEIARTDPKLDIAVVAKTHPIRSHSVAAQGGIAATLKNVDASDTWEAHAFDTVKGSDYLADQDAVELLAREAPDVVIDLEHMGVLFSRLPDGRIAQRAFGGHSHNRTCYAADKTGHAILHELVNNLRRYGVQIYDEWYVLRLILEDGQAKGIVTYNIRDGHLEIVRAKAVMFATGGYGRVYNTTSNDYASTGDGLAMTAMVGLPLEDMEFVQFHPTGLYPVGVLISEAVRGEGAYLINSEGDRFMANYAPSRMELAPRDITSRAIALEIRASRGIHPDGSAGGPFVYLDLRHMGQEKIMSRVPFCWEEAHRLVGIDAVHQPIPIRPTVHYSMGGIPVNTNGQVRSSGDNLVEGFFAAGECACVSVHGANRLGSNSLLECVVYGRRTGAAIAQYVQNRKLPIIDEQRYITEAQRRLQALLEQPGKYRINQVRTAFQDCMTQHCGVFRTAEIMQEGLQQIQQLQQQYPDIYLDDKSTCWNTEIIEALELQSLFVVGQVILASALNRQESRGAHYREDYFDRNDTDFLKHTMAYYSPAGIDLQYRPVTITMFEPQERKY, encoded by the coding sequence ATGCTCGAACACGATGTTGTTATAGTTGGTGGCGGATTAGCCGGATGTCGCGCCGCAGTAGAAATTGCCCGCACTGATCCAAAACTAGATATTGCGGTTGTTGCCAAGACGCACCCAATTCGATCGCACTCAGTCGCCGCGCAAGGGGGAATCGCTGCAACGCTCAAAAATGTCGATGCTAGTGATACTTGGGAAGCCCATGCATTTGATACGGTTAAAGGTTCTGACTACCTCGCCGATCAAGATGCGGTGGAATTGCTAGCGCGAGAAGCACCAGATGTAGTGATCGATCTGGAACACATGGGGGTGTTATTCTCCCGTTTACCCGATGGGCGGATTGCGCAACGTGCGTTTGGGGGACACTCGCATAACCGCACTTGCTACGCAGCCGATAAAACTGGTCACGCAATTTTACACGAACTTGTCAATAATTTACGGCGATATGGCGTCCAAATTTACGATGAGTGGTACGTCCTGCGCTTGATTTTAGAAGATGGTCAAGCCAAAGGAATTGTGACGTACAACATTCGCGATGGACATTTAGAAATCGTTCGCGCTAAAGCAGTGATGTTTGCAACCGGTGGTTATGGTCGCGTTTATAATACCACCTCGAATGATTATGCTTCCACAGGTGATGGTTTGGCAATGACCGCAATGGTCGGGTTGCCGTTGGAAGATATGGAGTTTGTGCAATTTCACCCCACCGGTTTGTATCCAGTCGGCGTTTTGATTTCGGAAGCTGTGCGCGGTGAAGGTGCGTATTTAATTAATAGCGAAGGCGATCGCTTTATGGCGAATTATGCACCGAGTCGGATGGAATTAGCACCACGCGATATCACATCGCGCGCGATCGCGCTTGAAATTCGTGCAAGTCGTGGTATTCATCCTGATGGTAGTGCAGGAGGACCATTTGTCTATCTCGATTTGCGTCATATGGGACAAGAAAAAATTATGAGTCGCGTTCCCTTTTGTTGGGAAGAAGCCCACCGCTTAGTTGGAATTGACGCAGTACATCAACCGATTCCGATACGCCCTACGGTGCATTATTCGATGGGGGGAATTCCGGTGAATACCAATGGACAAGTCCGCAGTAGTGGTGACAATTTAGTTGAGGGTTTCTTCGCGGCGGGTGAGTGTGCGTGTGTTTCGGTGCATGGCGCAAATCGTCTAGGAAGCAATTCACTACTTGAATGTGTCGTTTACGGGCGGAGAACAGGGGCGGCGATCGCGCAGTATGTGCAAAATCGCAAGTTACCCATAATCGACGAGCAACGTTACATCACAGAAGCCCAGCGTCGCCTACAAGCCTTACTCGAACAACCAGGAAAGTACCGCATCAACCAAGTTCGTACCGCGTTTCAAGACTGCATGACGCAGCATTGTGGCGTCTTTCGTACCGCAGAAATTATGCAAGAAGGTTTACAACAAATCCAACAATTGCAACAGCAATATCCAGATATTTATTTAGACGATAAAAGTACGTGTTGGAATACAGAAATTATTGAAGCATTAGAACTTCAAAGTTTATTTGTTGTCGGACAAGTCATTCTCGCCTCAGCATTGAATCGCCAAGAAAGTCGTGGCGCGCATTACCGTGAAGATTACTTTGATCGCAATGATACTGACTTTCTCAAACACACGATGGCTTACTATTCACCTGCGGGAATTGACCTACAATATCGTCCTGTAACAATTACGATGTTTGAACCACAAGAAAGAAAGTATTAA
- a CDS encoding autotransporter domain-containing protein — protein sequence MKKIVAAALFVFAMLPFKVSAQTYSEFYIFGDSLVDDGNLFQLTGGLIPPSPPYFNGRFSNGLVFVEILGTELGIPTEATNNYAFGGTTSGNINSLNFLVGAQLPSLPAQLNLFLTTTGTTSADALYVLWAGANDYIILPPELRTTDTQAVVNNLSNALTTLIDAGARNLIVPNLPDLGNTPQERVLPTATALTALTNSHNANLRTALQGLAANRDINIIPLDVNALLGEVTADPATYGLTNVTDSCLGNPNCTNPDQFLFWDGIHPSAQSHRIISEYAAAVITAPQAIIPQTDIALNIAKRHVQHIDARLSALRGVQTSTDRRLGVFLNGNVNFGDRNTTSNEPGYDFINTHITAGVDYRVTNNLALGVALGYVDNDTDLSNNLGDINVDGYAVSVYSNFVQNNFYTDAVLSYGNNNFDIARRTNFYNRTATADTNGNQFSADLNSGYVIRSGNVAYGPTLGLRYDRINIDSYTENNAGSLNLRINDQDAESFVLSVGAQASVAFNTDVGTVIPHLRASYERELADNNREIVTELVTQPGIPLRTRVSDRDRDYVKLGIGAQIVFSENALGLIDYETAIGRDNFNEQVVKGEIRYQF from the coding sequence ATGAAAAAAATTGTGGCAGCCGCATTGTTTGTCTTTGCGATGTTGCCTTTCAAGGTATCTGCTCAAACTTATTCAGAATTCTACATCTTCGGCGATAGCTTAGTCGATGATGGCAACTTATTTCAACTCACAGGTGGACTCATTCCACCAAGTCCGCCATACTTTAATGGGCGATTTTCTAATGGTCTTGTTTTTGTCGAAATTTTAGGAACTGAGTTAGGAATCCCAACTGAGGCAACAAATAACTATGCTTTTGGTGGAACAACCTCAGGAAACATCAATTCACTCAATTTTTTAGTAGGTGCGCAACTACCATCGTTACCCGCGCAGCTAAATCTCTTTCTCACTACTACCGGAACTACCAGCGCTGATGCATTGTATGTCTTATGGGCAGGGGCGAATGATTATATCATTTTGCCACCAGAACTACGGACAACTGATACCCAAGCGGTAGTCAACAATCTGTCTAATGCACTTACAACACTCATCGATGCTGGGGCGCGTAACTTAATTGTGCCTAACTTACCTGATTTGGGTAATACTCCCCAAGAACGTGTTTTACCAACTGCAACTGCACTAACTGCGTTAACAAATAGCCATAACGCTAATTTAAGAACTGCGTTGCAAGGATTAGCGGCAAATCGTGACATTAATATTATTCCACTCGATGTCAATGCGCTATTGGGTGAGGTAACGGCTGATCCGGCAACTTATGGCTTGACAAATGTTACTGATTCATGCTTGGGCAACCCAAACTGCACTAACCCCGATCAATTCTTATTCTGGGATGGAATTCATCCTTCAGCGCAAAGTCATCGCATTATTAGTGAATACGCGGCAGCTGTCATTACTGCACCGCAAGCAATTATTCCCCAAACTGATATTGCTTTGAATATTGCCAAAAGGCACGTACAGCATATCGATGCACGCTTATCAGCGCTGCGTGGAGTTCAAACTTCTACCGACAGGCGTTTGGGTGTATTCCTGAATGGCAATGTCAACTTCGGCGATCGCAATACGACAAGTAACGAACCTGGCTACGACTTTATTAACACTCATATCACGGCAGGTGTAGACTACCGCGTTACAAACAATCTGGCGCTTGGTGTTGCGTTAGGTTATGTCGATAATGACACTGATTTAAGTAACAACTTGGGCGACATCAATGTTGATGGCTATGCTGTTTCAGTTTATAGCAACTTTGTCCAAAATAACTTTTATACCGACGCGGTTCTCAGCTACGGCAATAATAACTTTGATATCGCGCGCCGAACGAATTTTTATAACCGTACTGCTACGGCGGATACAAATGGCAATCAATTTTCAGCAGATCTCAATAGCGGTTATGTGATTCGCTCAGGAAATGTTGCCTATGGACCGACACTTGGTTTGAGATACGATCGCATTAATATTGACAGCTACACTGAAAACAATGCTGGTAGCTTGAATCTGCGGATTAATGACCAAGATGCTGAATCGTTTGTGCTAAGTGTTGGCGCGCAAGCATCTGTTGCTTTTAATACTGATGTTGGTACGGTTATTCCGCATCTCCGTGCCAGTTACGAACGCGAATTAGCTGATAATAATCGAGAAATTGTAACGGAACTTGTTACCCAGCCAGGAATTCCGCTGCGCACCCGTGTAAGCGATCGCGATCGCGATTATGTCAAATTAGGCATTGGCGCACAGATAGTTTTTTCGGAAAATGCCTTAGGTTTGATTGATTACGAAACCGCGATCGGACGCGATAATTTTAACGAGCAAGTTGTTAAAGGAGAAATTCGCTACCAATTTTGA